The following are encoded together in the Serratia odorifera genome:
- a CDS encoding MarR family winged helix-turn-helix transcriptional regulator: protein MKDNHYDPLKAKNMLLDQQMCFALYSANLALHKVYRKLLNPLDLTYPQYLVMLVLWERDEITVSDIGERLFLDSATLTPLLKRLEAAGLLLRYRAVNDERQVIIALTDAGRALREKAHAVPEAVMCATDCSLDEVSSIKQQLEKLRNRLINQL, encoded by the coding sequence ATGAAAGATAATCACTACGACCCACTCAAGGCGAAAAACATGCTGCTGGATCAGCAGATGTGTTTTGCCCTGTACTCCGCCAATTTGGCGTTGCACAAGGTTTATCGCAAGCTGTTGAACCCGCTTGATCTCACCTATCCGCAATATCTGGTGATGCTGGTGCTGTGGGAGCGGGATGAAATCACGGTGTCGGATATCGGCGAACGCCTGTTTCTCGATTCCGCCACCCTGACGCCGCTGTTGAAGCGGTTGGAGGCCGCCGGCCTGTTGCTGCGCTATCGTGCGGTTAACGACGAACGGCAGGTGATCATCGCGCTGACTGACGCCGGGCGCGCGCTGCGCGAAAAGGCCCATGCGGTACCGGAAGCGGTGATGTGTGCCACCGACTGCAGTCTGGACGAAGTGAGCAGCATCAAGCAGCAGTTGGAAAAGCTGCGCAACAGGTTAATCAACCAGCTTTGA
- a CDS encoding organic hydroperoxide resistance protein, which produces MSIEKVVYRAHAKATGGRDGRATSSDGVLDVKLGVPKEMGGAGGEVTNPEQLFAAGYSACFLGALKFVASKEHVKIPAEASIEGTVGIGEIPNGFGIEVQLDISLPGVERSVAEDLVKKAHVVCPYSNATRGNIDVTLNVK; this is translated from the coding sequence ATGTCTATTGAAAAAGTCGTTTACCGCGCTCATGCAAAAGCCACCGGTGGCCGTGACGGTCGTGCGACGTCATCTGACGGCGTGTTGGATGTCAAACTCGGCGTACCGAAGGAAATGGGCGGCGCCGGCGGCGAGGTCACCAACCCGGAACAGCTGTTTGCCGCAGGTTATTCTGCGTGCTTCCTGGGTGCGTTGAAGTTTGTTGCGTCCAAGGAACACGTTAAAATCCCGGCCGAGGCGTCTATCGAAGGCACCGTCGGCATTGGCGAAATCCCCAACGGCTTCGGTATTGAAGTGCAGTTGGATATCAGCCTGCCGGGCGTTGAGCGCAGCGTAGCGGAAGATCTGGTGAAGAAAGCGCACGTGGTGTGCCCGTACTCCAACGCCACCCGTGGCAATATCGACGTCACGCTGAACGTAAAATAA
- the dppB gene encoding dipeptide ABC transporter permease DppB, with product MLQFILRRLGLVIPTFIGITLLTFAFVHMIPGDPVTIMAGERGISAERHAQIMAEMGLDKPLYQQYFTYVTNVLHGDLGTSLKSRISVWDEFVPRFKATLELGICAMIFAVIVGIPVGVLAAVRRGSIFDHTAVGISLTGYSMPIFWWGMMLIMLVSVQLNLTPVSGRISDTVFLDDTLPLTGFMLIDTLFWGEPGDFLDAVMHMILPAIVLGTIPLAVIVRMTRSSMLEVLGEDYIRTARAKGVSRMRVIVVHALRNALLPVVTVIGLQVGTMLAGAILTETIFSWPGLGRWLMDALQRRDYPVVQGGVLLVACMIILVNLLVDVLYGVVNPRIRHKK from the coding sequence ATGTTGCAGTTCATACTCCGGCGTTTGGGGTTAGTTATCCCAACGTTTATCGGCATTACCTTGCTGACTTTTGCATTCGTCCATATGATCCCCGGCGACCCGGTGACCATCATGGCCGGGGAACGCGGGATATCCGCAGAGCGCCATGCGCAGATCATGGCCGAGATGGGGCTGGACAAGCCGCTCTATCAACAATACTTCACTTACGTCACCAACGTGCTGCATGGCGATCTGGGGACGTCACTCAAGAGCCGTATTTCCGTTTGGGACGAGTTCGTACCGCGCTTCAAGGCGACGCTGGAGCTGGGCATCTGCGCGATGATTTTCGCGGTGATTGTCGGCATACCGGTCGGCGTGCTGGCGGCGGTGCGTCGGGGTTCTATCTTCGATCACACGGCGGTGGGCATCTCACTGACTGGCTATTCGATGCCGATTTTCTGGTGGGGCATGATGCTGATCATGCTGGTGTCGGTGCAGCTCAACCTGACGCCGGTGTCGGGGCGCATCAGCGACACGGTGTTTCTTGATGACACCTTGCCGCTGACCGGTTTTATGCTGATCGACACCCTGTTCTGGGGTGAACCGGGCGACTTCCTTGACGCGGTGATGCACATGATTCTGCCAGCTATCGTGCTGGGTACCATCCCGCTGGCGGTGATCGTGCGTATGACCCGTTCCTCGATGCTGGAAGTGCTGGGCGAGGATTACATCCGTACCGCGCGCGCCAAGGGCGTGAGCCGCATGCGGGTGATTGTGGTGCATGCGCTGCGTAATGCGCTGCTGCCGGTGGTGACGGTGATCGGCCTGCAGGTCGGTACCATGCTGGCGGGGGCGATCCTGACCGAAACCATCTTCTCCTGGCCGGGGCTGGGGCGTTGGCTGATGGATGCGCTGCAACGCCGCGACTATCCGGTAGTGCAAGGGGGCGTGCTGTTGGTCGCCTGTATGATCATTCTGGTTAACCTGCTGGTAGACGTGCTCTACGGCGTGGTCAACCCACGTATTCGTCACAAGAAATAA
- a CDS encoding glycoside hydrolase family 1 protein, translating into MTSKFPQHFLWGGAVAANQVEGAYQAHGKGLSTSDAQPQGIFGGITPRVAGDSGIKDVAIDFYHRYPEDIALFAEMGFTCLRTSIAWTRIFPQGDEDTPNEEGLAFYQRLFDEMAKYGIQPLITLSHYEMPYGLTQKYGGWGSRQTIGFFERYARTVFERYKHQVKHWLTFNEINMSLHAPFTGVGLPEDSSKSEIYQAIHHQLVASAKAVKACHDIIPDGKIGNMLLGGIVYPLSCRPEDVLASQRQNRDWLFFGDVQARGYYPAYMQRYFRENGVQLEITDDDRQALRETVDFISFSYYMSGCSTADQAHNHSARANILKMVPNPHLASSQWGWQIDPLGLRYLLNELYDRYQKPLFIVENGLGAKDQVEADGSINDDYRIRYLNDHLVQVGEAIDDGVEVMGYTSWGPIDLVSASTAEMSKRYGFIYVDRDDSGAGSLARRRKKSFYWYRDVIRSNGASLTSGG; encoded by the coding sequence ATGACCAGTAAATTCCCTCAGCACTTTCTGTGGGGCGGCGCGGTGGCCGCCAATCAGGTAGAAGGCGCCTATCAGGCGCATGGCAAAGGGTTGTCGACCTCCGACGCCCAACCGCAGGGCATTTTTGGCGGGATTACGCCGCGCGTTGCCGGCGACAGCGGTATTAAAGACGTGGCGATCGATTTTTATCACCGCTACCCGGAAGACATCGCGCTGTTTGCCGAAATGGGCTTTACCTGCCTGCGTACCTCCATCGCCTGGACGCGCATTTTTCCGCAAGGGGATGAAGATACGCCGAACGAAGAAGGGCTGGCGTTTTACCAGCGGCTGTTTGACGAGATGGCGAAATATGGCATTCAGCCGCTGATTACGCTGTCGCATTACGAAATGCCGTATGGCCTGACGCAAAAATACGGCGGCTGGGGTAGCCGCCAGACCATAGGTTTCTTTGAACGCTATGCGCGCACGGTGTTTGAACGCTATAAACACCAGGTCAAGCACTGGCTGACGTTCAACGAAATCAACATGTCGTTGCACGCGCCGTTCACCGGCGTCGGGTTGCCGGAGGACAGCAGTAAAAGCGAGATTTACCAGGCAATCCACCATCAGCTGGTGGCCAGCGCCAAGGCGGTCAAGGCCTGCCATGACATCATACCTGACGGCAAAATCGGCAATATGCTGCTTGGCGGTATCGTCTATCCCCTGAGCTGCCGGCCAGAGGACGTGCTGGCAAGCCAGCGTCAAAACCGGGATTGGCTGTTCTTTGGCGATGTGCAGGCACGCGGCTATTATCCGGCCTACATGCAGCGCTATTTCCGTGAAAACGGCGTCCAGCTGGAGATCACTGATGACGATCGCCAGGCGCTGCGTGAAACCGTCGATTTCATTTCTTTCAGCTATTACATGAGCGGTTGCAGCACCGCCGACCAGGCGCACAACCACAGCGCCCGCGCCAATATTCTCAAGATGGTGCCGAACCCGCATCTGGCCAGTTCGCAATGGGGTTGGCAGATCGATCCGCTTGGGCTGCGTTATTTGCTCAATGAGCTGTATGACCGCTATCAGAAACCGCTGTTTATCGTTGAAAACGGTCTGGGCGCCAAAGACCAGGTCGAAGCCGATGGCAGCATCAACGATGATTATCGCATCCGTTATCTCAACGATCATCTGGTGCAGGTCGGCGAAGCCATTGACGATGGCGTCGAGGTGATGGGCTATACCAGCTGGGGGCCGATCGATCTGGTCAGCGCGTCAACCGCCGAAATGTCCAAACGCTACGGTTTTATCTATGTCGATCGTGACGATAGCGGGGCAGGCAGTCTGGCGCGTCGCCGCAAAAAGAGTTTTTACTGGTATCGGGATGTCATCCGCAGCAACGGCGCTAGTCTGACATCTGGCGGCTAA
- the eptB gene encoding kdo(2)-lipid A phosphoethanolamine 7''-transferase, with product MNKVKSLSQQNLSLLLAIYIGIFLNLSVFYRRFDSFTHGIQGIKVISAVTEVIAIVLFTFFIMRLVSLGGRLFYRIVASLLVLISVAASYYMTFFNVVIGYGIIVSVMTTDIDLSKEVIGMHFVLWMIVVSALPLLLIWKNTLRYTLIEQLKTPGHRLKPLLVLLAVVALVWLPLRTLDKEQSAQEKITNIDLPSYGGVVAHSYLPSNWISALGLFAYTRYDESQDAANMFDPAKHFTYVAPPGIDDTYVVFIIGETTRWDHMGMLGYDRDTTPKLSKEKNLVAFRGESCDTSTKLSLRCMFVREGGAADNPQRTLKEQNIFAVLKELGFTSELFAMQSEVWFYNNTDVNNYSFREMIASEKRNDGKSVDDMLLVNEMKESLKRYPQGKHLVILHTKGSHYLYSQRYPREYARYQPECMGVDDFCSKDQLINAYDNTVLYTDTFIDKVIDQVRDKKAIVFYAADHGESIGENSHLHGTPREMAPPEQFRVPMIVWASDKYLEDANHRSAFEQLQAQQRIGKTHRHVELFDTILGCLGYSSPDGGIVAKNNWCHNPNAAAESAKASPVPSAPAPAAVAKP from the coding sequence ATGAACAAAGTTAAATCGCTATCACAGCAGAATTTATCGTTATTGTTAGCGATCTATATCGGCATATTTTTGAACCTGTCCGTTTTCTATCGTCGTTTTGATTCATTTACGCACGGCATTCAGGGGATCAAGGTTATTTCGGCGGTAACGGAAGTTATCGCCATCGTTCTTTTCACCTTCTTTATCATGCGGCTGGTGTCGCTTGGCGGCCGGCTGTTTTACCGCATCGTCGCCTCACTGCTGGTGCTGATATCGGTCGCCGCCAGTTACTACATGACTTTCTTCAACGTGGTGATTGGCTACGGCATTATCGTCTCGGTGATGACCACCGACATCGATTTGTCGAAAGAAGTGATCGGCATGCATTTCGTGCTGTGGATGATCGTGGTCAGCGCGTTGCCGCTGCTGCTGATCTGGAAAAACACGCTGCGCTATACGCTGATTGAACAGCTGAAAACCCCAGGCCATCGCCTGAAGCCGCTGCTGGTGCTGTTGGCGGTGGTGGCGCTGGTGTGGTTGCCGTTGCGCACGCTGGACAAAGAGCAGAGCGCACAGGAAAAGATCACCAATATCGACCTGCCGAGCTACGGCGGGGTGGTGGCACACTCCTACCTGCCGTCCAACTGGATTTCGGCGCTGGGGCTGTTTGCCTACACCCGCTATGATGAAAGCCAGGACGCCGCCAACATGTTCGATCCGGCCAAGCACTTCACCTATGTGGCGCCGCCGGGCATCGACGACACCTACGTGGTGTTTATCATTGGCGAAACCACCCGCTGGGATCATATGGGTATGCTGGGCTACGATCGTGATACCACGCCGAAGCTGTCCAAAGAGAAGAACCTGGTGGCGTTCCGCGGCGAATCCTGCGATACCTCGACCAAACTCTCCCTGCGTTGCATGTTCGTGCGTGAAGGCGGTGCCGCCGACAACCCGCAGCGCACCTTGAAAGAGCAGAACATTTTTGCGGTGTTGAAGGAGCTTGGCTTCACTTCCGAGCTGTTCGCCATGCAGAGCGAGGTGTGGTTCTACAACAACACCGACGTCAATAACTACTCTTTCCGTGAAATGATCGCCTCCGAGAAGCGTAACGACGGTAAGTCGGTTGATGACATGCTGTTGGTGAACGAGATGAAGGAGTCATTGAAGCGCTACCCGCAAGGCAAGCACCTGGTGATTCTGCATACCAAAGGCTCGCATTATCTGTATTCACAGCGCTATCCGCGCGAATACGCCCGCTACCAGCCTGAATGCATGGGGGTAGATGATTTCTGTTCGAAAGATCAGCTGATCAACGCTTACGACAACACCGTGCTGTATACCGACACCTTTATTGATAAGGTGATCGATCAGGTACGTGATAAGAAGGCGATTGTGTTCTACGCGGCCGACCATGGCGAGTCGATCGGTGAGAACTCGCACCTGCACGGCACCCCGCGAGAAATGGCGCCGCCGGAGCAGTTCCGCGTACCGATGATCGTGTGGGCCTCCGACAAGTATCTGGAGGATGCGAACCACCGCAGCGCGTTTGAACAGTTGCAGGCGCAGCAGCGGATTGGCAAGACCCATCGCCACGTAGAGCTGTTCGATACCATTCTCGGCTGTCTGGGCTACAGCTCGCCGGATGGCGGCATCGTTGCCAAGAACAACTGGTGTCATAACCCGAATGCGGCTGCGGAATCGGCCAAGGCGTCGCCAGTGCCGTCGGCACCGGCACCTGCGGCGGTAGCCAAGCCGTAA